From the genome of Metarhizium brunneum chromosome 4, complete sequence, one region includes:
- the pgk1 gene encoding Phosphoglycerate kinase codes for MSLASKLSITDVDVKGKRVLIRVDFNVPLDENKKVTNNQRIVGAIPTIKHAIDHGAKSVILMSHLGRPNGSPNPKYSLQPVVPELEKLLGKSVTFAPDCVGPEVEAIVNKADGGAVVLLENLRFHIEEEGSSKDKEGNKIKADKAKVEEFRKGLTALGDVYINDAFGTAHRAHSSMVGVDLPQKAAGFLMKKELDYFAKALESPQRPFLAILGGAKISDKIQLIDNLLDKVNTLIIGGGMAFTFKKVLNDMPIGSSLFDEAGSKNVKNLMEKAKKNNVKVVLPVDFVTGDKFSKDAESGYATDDKGIPDGWMGLDCGEKSSALFKEAVDEAKTILWNGPAGVFEFDKFASGTKAILDAAVKGCENGKIVIIGGGDTATVAAKYGVEDKLSHVSTGGGASLELLEGKELPGVVALSSK; via the exons ATGTCTCTGGCTAGCAAGCTGTCCATCACCGACGTTGACGTCAAGGGCAAGAGGGTCCTGATTCGG GTCGACTTCAACGTCCCCCTCGACGAGAACAAAAAGGTCACAAACAACCAGCGCATCGTCGGTGCCATTCCCACCATCAAGCATGCCATCGACCATGGCGCCAAGTCTGTCATCCTAATGTCCCACCTCGGCCGTCCCAACGGCTCTCCCAACCCCAAGTACTCCTTGCAGCCTGTCGTTCCCGAGCTCGAGAAACTGCTGGGCAAGAGCGTCACCTTTGCTCCCGACTGCGTCGGCCCCGAGGtcgaggccattgtcaacaaGGCCGACGGCGGTGCTGTTGTTCTGCTCGAGAACTTGCGATTCCACATTGAGGAGGAGGGCAGCTCCAAGGATAAGGAGGGTAACAAGATCAAGgctgacaaggccaaggttgaAGAGTTCCGCAAGGGCCTGACCGCTCTTGGTGACGTCTACATCA ATGATGCCTTCGGCACCGCTCACCGTGCTCACTCCTCCATGGTCGGCGTTGACCTGCCCCAGAAGGCGGCCGGTTTTCTCATGAAGAAGGAGCTCGACTACTTTGCCAAGGCTCTCGAGTCGCCTCAGCGTCCCTTCCTGGCTATCCTGGGTGGTGCCAAGATCTCGGACAAGATTCAGCTCATTGATAACTTGCTAGACAAGGTCAACACTCTGATTATCGGTGGCGGCATGGCCTTCACCTTCAAAAAGGTCCTCAACGATATGCCCATTGGCTCCTCGCTgtttgacgaggccggcTCCAAGAACGTCAAGAACCTcatggagaaggccaagaagaacaacGTCAAAGTTGTTTTGCCTGTCGACTTTGTCACCGGCGACAAGTTCTCCAAGGATGCCGAGTCTGGCTACGCTACGGATGACAAAGGTATCCCCGATGGCTGGATGGGTCTCGACTGCGGCGAGAAGTCTTCTGCGCTCTTCAAggaggccgtcgacgaggccaagaccATCTTGTGGAACGGCCCCGCCGGTGTCTTTGAGTTTGACAAGTTTGCCAGCGGCACCAAGGCCATCCTCGATGCCGCCGTCAAGGGCTGCGAGAACGGCAAGATTGTCATTATCGGCGGTGGCGATACCGCTaccgttgccgccaagtACGGGGTCGAGGACAAGCTTAGCCACGTGTCCACCGGCGGTGGTGCCAGTCTGGAATTGCTGGAGGGCAAGGAACTCCCTGGCGTTGTTGCTCTCTCGAGTAAGTAA
- the sym1 gene encoding Protein sym1: MSWELSRRRILRSINEKYLFGRIPILHAVVFLIEMALIARLTARFNTYYEERPLMTMMVTNAILGGVADTVAQSITAIRTRASRKSVGADKDEFAIEIHELNRKSADFDERDFVPDNKALPTAFDFERLTRFMAYGFCVAPLQFKWFRFLERAFPMTKTSAFGPAMKRVVFDQLVYAPFGVGLFFTVMTVAEGGGRRAIGSKLRDMYVPTLKANYVVWPAVQIVNFRLMPVQFQLPFVSTIGIAWTAYLSLTNASD, translated from the exons ATGTCGTGGGAACTGAGCAGGAGACGGATTCTCCGCTCCATCAACGAAAAATATCTCTTCGGTCGCATT CCGATTCTCcatgccgtcgtcttcctaATCGAGATGGCTCTCATCGCTCGATTGACGGCGAGGTTCAACACATACTATGAAGAACGACCAC TCATGACCATGATGGTCACCAATGCCATCCTGGGTGGCGTCGCCGACACGGTAGCGCAGAGCATCACAGCCATCCGAACCCGCGCCTCTCGGAAAAGCGTCGGCGCCGATAAAGACGAATTCGCCATCGAGATTCACGAACTGAACCGCAAAAGTGCAGACTTTGACGAACGCGACTTTGTCCCCGACAACAAGGCACTGCCGACAGCCTTTGACTTTGAGCGGTTGACCCGATTCATGGCCTACGGTTTTTGCGTCGCGCCCCTTCAGTTCAAATGGTTCCGATTCCTCGAACGAGCCTTCCCCATGACCAAGACGAGCGCATTTGGCCCAGCCATGAAGCGTGTCGTGTTTGATCAGCTTGTGTATGCACCATTTGGTGTGGGTTTGTTCTTCACTGTCATGACCGTTgccgagggcggcggacGACGCGCAATTGGCAGCAAGCTTCGCGACATGTATGTGCCTACCCTCAAGGCCAACTACGTGGTCTGGCCGGCTGTGCAGATTGTCAACTTCCGCCTCATGCCAGTACAGTTCCAGCTG CCATTCGTATCGACAATCGGTATAGCTTGGACGGCCTACTTGTCCCTGACCAACGCCTCCGACTAG